A window of Streptomyces marispadix contains these coding sequences:
- a CDS encoding class I SAM-dependent methyltransferase has product MTARPTPRPQGTVTRGTTSPNRLRRMDRWIAAVHAPALRRAAAAEPRPGRSSHVASGPAERGPAANPGQTPSRPTVVDLGFGAAPWTAVELLQRLRKVHADVRVVGVEIDPERVAAARPYERDGLTFLRGGFEVPLPGGVRPSLIRAANVLRQYEEAEVAPAWALLCSRLSTPDGLLVDGTCDEIGRRHVWVALGPEGPRTVTFAARLASLTAPSDLAERLPKALIHRNVPGEPVHAFLRDFDRAWATAAPYGALSARQRWIRAVRALAGEWPLTDGPQRWRQGEVTVAWGALAPRAYG; this is encoded by the coding sequence ATGACCGCCCGCCCCACGCCCCGCCCCCAGGGGACCGTGACGCGCGGAACCACCAGCCCCAACCGGCTGCGCCGCATGGACCGCTGGATCGCCGCCGTCCACGCGCCCGCGCTGCGCCGCGCGGCCGCGGCGGAACCGCGTCCCGGCCGAAGCAGTCACGTGGCGAGCGGTCCCGCAGAGCGCGGGCCCGCAGCGAACCCCGGGCAGACGCCCAGCCGGCCGACGGTGGTCGACCTCGGCTTCGGCGCGGCACCGTGGACCGCGGTCGAGCTGTTGCAGCGGCTGCGCAAGGTCCACGCGGACGTCCGTGTCGTCGGCGTCGAGATCGATCCGGAACGGGTCGCAGCGGCACGCCCGTACGAACGTGACGGCCTGACGTTCCTGCGCGGCGGCTTCGAGGTGCCGCTGCCGGGCGGTGTGCGCCCGTCGCTGATACGGGCGGCGAACGTGCTGCGCCAGTACGAGGAGGCGGAGGTCGCCCCGGCGTGGGCGCTGCTGTGCTCGCGCCTGTCCACGCCAGACGGGCTGCTGGTCGACGGCACCTGCGACGAGATCGGCCGCCGCCACGTATGGGTCGCGCTCGGCCCGGAGGGTCCTCGGACGGTCACCTTCGCCGCCCGGCTCGCCTCGCTGACGGCACCCTCGGATCTGGCGGAGCGGCTGCCGAAGGCGCTCATCCACCGCAACGTCCCGGGGGAGCCGGTCCATGCGTTCCTGCGCGACTTCGACCGGGCGTGGGCGACGGCCGCCCCGTACGGAGCGCTGAGCGCCCGGCAGCGCTGGATAAGGGCGGTGCGTGCCCTCGCCGGCGAGTGGCCGTTGACGGACGGCCCGCAGCGCTGGCGCCAGGGCGAGGTCACCGTCGCCTGGGGTGCCCTCGCCCCGCGCGCCTACGGATAG
- a CDS encoding DUF2267 domain-containing protein translates to MTRVREYGRYATDAETKQVIRVVLSALGGHLTNGVREQVAGRLPATAAETLRYQLPATKPLTAAEFVEAVASRLDGATTATARWDVSSVLSVLGEVCGDDLTDEVLADLPQGYALLFGRAELMSAA, encoded by the coding sequence GTGACCCGAGTCCGTGAGTACGGCCGCTACGCGACGGACGCCGAGACGAAGCAGGTCATCCGAGTCGTGCTTTCGGCTCTGGGCGGCCATCTGACGAACGGCGTCCGCGAACAGGTCGCCGGGCGGCTGCCCGCGACCGCGGCGGAGACGCTCAGATACCAGCTCCCGGCGACGAAGCCGCTCACCGCGGCGGAGTTCGTCGAGGCCGTGGCGAGCCGTCTCGACGGCGCGACGACCGCGACCGCGCGCTGGGACGTCAGCTCGGTGCTCTCGGTGCTGGGGGAGGTCTGCGGCGACGACCTGACCGACGAGGTTCTCGCGGACCTGCCCCAGGGGTACGCCCTGCTCTTCGGGCGTGCTGAGCTGATGAGCGCGGCCTGA
- a CDS encoding 3-hydroxybutyrate dehydrogenase encodes MTEQQTPGSHSGPHSVALDLTGRTALVTGAASGIGRACALRLASAGAKVRAVDRDADGLRSLQDVEAGGSVQPYPLDLTDSEGLDAAEDLAAGSDVLVNNAGAQLVRPIEEFPPADFRRLLTLMLEAPFRFIRGALPHMYGQSWGRIVNISSVHGLRASAYKSAYVSAKHGLEGLSKVTALEGAEHGVTSNCVNPAYVRTPLVERQIADQAEAHGIPAERVVSEILLADSALKRLLEPEEVAEAVAYLCAPQASFVTGASLPLDGGWTAH; translated from the coding sequence ATGACCGAGCAGCAGACACCCGGCTCCCACTCCGGCCCGCACTCCGTCGCCCTCGACCTGACCGGACGCACCGCGCTGGTCACCGGTGCCGCGAGCGGCATCGGCCGTGCGTGCGCCCTGAGACTGGCGTCGGCCGGCGCCAAGGTGCGGGCGGTGGACCGCGACGCCGACGGGCTGCGGTCACTCCAGGACGTGGAGGCAGGCGGCTCGGTCCAGCCGTACCCCCTCGACCTCACCGACTCCGAGGGCCTGGACGCGGCGGAGGATCTCGCGGCGGGGAGCGACGTACTCGTCAACAACGCGGGGGCCCAACTGGTGCGCCCCATCGAGGAGTTCCCGCCCGCGGACTTCCGCCGCCTGCTGACGCTGATGCTGGAGGCGCCCTTCCGCTTCATACGCGGCGCCCTCCCGCACATGTACGGGCAGAGCTGGGGCCGGATCGTGAACATCTCGTCCGTGCACGGGCTGCGTGCCTCCGCCTACAAGTCGGCCTACGTCTCCGCCAAGCACGGGCTGGAGGGCCTGTCCAAGGTCACCGCGCTGGAGGGCGCCGAGCACGGCGTCACATCCAACTGCGTCAACCCCGCCTACGTACGTACGCCGCTGGTCGAGCGGCAGATCGCCGACCAGGCCGAGGCGCACGGCATCCCCGCCGAACGCGTCGTCTCGGAGATCCTGCTCGCCGACTCCGCGCTGAAGCGGCTGCTGGAGCCGGAGGAGGTCGCCGAGGCGGTGGCGTATCTGTGCGCGCCGCAGGCGTCCTTCGTCACGGGAGCCTCGCTGCCGCTCGACGGCGGCTGGACAGCGCACTGA
- the mshA gene encoding D-inositol-3-phosphate glycosyltransferase: protein MSQYMARLGQLRTLPRGLRPGRDSLPQQRPRLRLGSARRPRRVAMLSVHTSPLHQPGTGDAGGMNVYIVELAKQLAAHGTQVEIFTRATSAALPPSVELAPGVLVRHIDAGPYEGLAKEELPAQLCAFTHGVMQAWAGNRPGHYDLVHSHYWLSGHVGWLAAQRWGVPLVNAMHTMAKVKNAALAEGDSPEPPARVIGETQIVRAADRLIANTAEEAHDLVRHYEADPARTAVVHPGVNLERFRPADGRAAARARLGLPQGALIPLFAGRIQPLKAPDILLRAVALLVGEDPGLRRRLLVPVVGGPSGSGLARPERLHKLAAKLGISDVVRFCPPVDQEELADWYRAATVLVMPSYSESFGLVAVEAQACGTPVIAAAVGGLPVAVRDGVSGLLVHGHEPGAYADALRRFVTPSPDGGHEVPAGQRRFGPHEAVERMGEAAARHAAEFGWDAAAAATLDVYAEAIHDRRRRLRSAHG from the coding sequence GTGAGCCAGTACATGGCGCGGCTCGGCCAGCTCCGTACCCTCCCCCGGGGCCTGAGGCCCGGCCGGGACTCCCTGCCTCAGCAGCGGCCGCGGCTGAGGCTCGGCTCCGCCAGGCGGCCCCGCAGGGTCGCCATGCTCAGCGTCCACACCTCCCCGCTGCACCAGCCGGGCACGGGCGACGCGGGCGGCATGAACGTCTACATCGTCGAACTGGCGAAGCAGCTCGCCGCACACGGCACCCAGGTGGAGATCTTCACGCGTGCGACGTCGGCCGCGCTTCCGCCAAGCGTCGAGCTGGCGCCCGGGGTCCTCGTACGGCACATCGACGCGGGCCCCTACGAGGGGCTGGCGAAGGAGGAACTGCCCGCGCAGCTCTGCGCGTTCACGCACGGCGTGATGCAGGCGTGGGCGGGCAACCGGCCCGGCCACTACGACCTGGTGCACTCCCACTACTGGCTGTCCGGGCACGTCGGCTGGCTCGCCGCGCAGCGCTGGGGCGTACCGCTCGTCAACGCCATGCACACCATGGCCAAGGTCAAGAACGCCGCCCTCGCCGAGGGCGACAGCCCCGAGCCCCCGGCCCGCGTCATCGGCGAGACGCAGATAGTGCGCGCCGCCGACAGGCTCATCGCCAACACGGCGGAGGAGGCGCACGACCTGGTTCGGCACTACGAGGCCGACCCGGCGCGCACCGCCGTCGTACACCCCGGTGTCAATCTGGAGCGCTTCCGGCCCGCGGACGGCCGTGCTGCGGCACGCGCCCGGCTGGGGCTGCCGCAGGGCGCGCTGATCCCGCTGTTCGCCGGGCGGATACAGCCGTTGAAGGCCCCCGACATCCTGCTGCGTGCCGTGGCGCTGCTCGTAGGGGAGGACCCGGGGCTGCGGCGGCGGCTTCTGGTGCCGGTCGTGGGCGGGCCCAGCGGCAGCGGGCTTGCCAGGCCGGAACGGCTGCACAAGCTGGCGGCGAAGCTGGGGATCTCGGACGTGGTGCGCTTCTGCCCGCCGGTGGACCAGGAGGAGCTGGCCGACTGGTACCGGGCCGCGACCGTGCTCGTCATGCCGTCGTACAGCGAGTCGTTCGGGCTGGTCGCGGTGGAGGCGCAGGCGTGCGGGACGCCGGTGATCGCGGCGGCGGTGGGCGGGCTGCCGGTCGCGGTACGGGACGGGGTCAGCGGCCTCCTGGTGCACGGGCACGAGCCGGGCGCCTACGCGGACGCGCTGCGGAGGTTCGTCACCCCGTCGCCTGACGGAGGGCATGAAGTGCCCGCCGGGCAGAGGCGGTTCGGCCCGCACGAGGCAGTGGAGCGGATGGGCGAGGCAGCGGCACGGCACGCGGCCGAGTTCGGCTGGGACGCCGCGGCGGCGGCCACCCTCGACGTCTATGCCGAGGCGATCCACGACAGGCGCCGTCGCCTACGATCGGCCCATGGCTGA
- a CDS encoding helix-turn-helix domain-containing protein, with product MPEAPPPHAAFLELLARRAPAEAYDEPLARAREAGAPPEELASLESGKQLALRIRAELEGRRRREAELTALIETVHDLAGLRDLDDVLRAIVQRARSLLGTEVAYMTLTDHERGDTYMRVTEGSVSARFQQLRLGMGEGLGGLVAQTARPYVTDDYPADERFRHTGPIDSAVNEEGLVAILGVPLLLGGRDVIGVLYAADRRARVFEREQIALLGSFAAHAAVAIDTARLLSETRDAMAELESANETIERASDVHDRLTELVLRGGDVTDVSAAVSEVLAGRVEFVEPSTASARPAVERSRSAGYAMRDDGTWVTAVSAGGELLGALVLHGHPVLDPVDQRTFERAAMVTSLLLLARRSAGEAEQRVRGELLDDLLDSTRHDPRLLRDRAARLEADLDAPHVLLSARLDGLGGGEPGEGGLGGTAAEKRGPAAEKRGPAGDAAGEKEKEQSLGRQRLWAAASHLAATRHGLAAARDGGIVLLLPLPADGGPSQLAREIAYELGHSAGAPVTVGASAAVAAPAAESGAVAAAYPEARRCVDALRLLGRSGEGAAAEDFGFIGMLLTDSRDVGSFVRRTLGPVLDYDARRGTDLVATMDAYFACGMSPARAKDELHVHVNTVAQRLERVARLLGDDWQSPERALETQLALRLHRLARAVGR from the coding sequence ATGCCCGAAGCCCCGCCGCCCCACGCCGCCTTCCTGGAACTCCTCGCACGCCGAGCCCCCGCCGAGGCGTACGACGAACCGCTCGCCCGCGCCCGCGAGGCCGGAGCGCCCCCCGAGGAGCTGGCCTCCCTGGAGAGCGGCAAGCAGCTCGCCCTGCGGATTCGCGCAGAGCTGGAGGGACGCCGCAGGCGCGAGGCCGAACTGACGGCGCTCATCGAGACGGTTCACGACCTGGCGGGGCTGCGCGACCTGGACGACGTGCTCCGCGCCATCGTGCAGCGGGCCCGCTCCCTGCTGGGCACCGAGGTCGCGTACATGACCCTCACCGACCACGAACGCGGCGACACGTACATGCGCGTCACCGAGGGCTCGGTATCCGCCCGCTTCCAGCAGCTACGGCTGGGCATGGGCGAGGGGCTGGGCGGCCTCGTGGCGCAGACGGCACGCCCGTACGTCACGGACGACTACCCCGCGGACGAACGCTTCCGGCACACCGGCCCCATCGACTCCGCCGTCAACGAGGAGGGCCTGGTCGCCATTCTGGGCGTGCCGCTGCTGCTCGGCGGGCGGGACGTCATCGGCGTCCTGTACGCGGCAGACCGCCGCGCCCGCGTCTTCGAACGCGAACAGATCGCGCTGCTCGGCTCGTTCGCCGCCCACGCCGCCGTGGCCATCGACACGGCCCGGCTGCTCTCCGAGACCCGCGACGCGATGGCCGAGCTGGAGAGCGCCAACGAGACGATCGAACGCGCCAGCGACGTGCACGACAGGCTCACCGAACTGGTGCTGCGCGGCGGGGACGTGACGGACGTTTCCGCCGCGGTCTCCGAAGTGCTCGCCGGGCGCGTCGAGTTCGTGGAGCCGTCGACGGCGTCGGCACGTCCCGCCGTGGAACGCTCCCGCAGCGCCGGCTACGCCATGCGCGACGACGGCACGTGGGTCACCGCCGTCTCCGCGGGCGGCGAACTCCTCGGCGCGCTCGTGCTGCACGGCCATCCCGTGCTCGACCCGGTCGACCAGCGCACCTTCGAACGAGCCGCCATGGTCACGTCCCTGCTGCTGCTGGCGCGCCGCTCCGCGGGCGAGGCGGAACAGCGCGTACGCGGCGAACTCCTCGACGACCTGCTCGACTCGACCCGCCACGACCCCCGGCTGCTGCGCGACCGTGCGGCGCGGCTGGAGGCCGACCTCGACGCGCCGCACGTACTGCTCAGCGCCCGCCTCGACGGGCTCGGCGGGGGAGAGCCCGGCGAAGGCGGCCTGGGCGGCACGGCCGCCGAGAAGCGCGGCCCGGCCGCCGAGAAGCGCGGCCCGGCCGGAGATGCGGCCGGGGAGAAGGAGAAGGAGCAGAGCCTGGGGCGGCAGCGCCTGTGGGCCGCCGCGTCCCATCTCGCCGCCACGCGCCACGGGTTGGCCGCCGCCAGGGACGGCGGCATCGTGCTGCTGCTGCCGCTCCCCGCCGACGGCGGCCCCTCGCAGCTCGCGCGGGAGATCGCCTACGAGTTGGGGCACTCGGCGGGAGCGCCCGTCACCGTGGGCGCGTCCGCGGCGGTGGCGGCGCCCGCCGCCGAGTCGGGCGCCGTCGCCGCGGCCTATCCGGAGGCGCGCCGCTGTGTGGACGCGCTCCGCCTGCTGGGCCGGTCCGGAGAGGGCGCCGCCGCCGAGGACTTCGGCTTCATCGGCATGCTGCTCACCGACAGCCGCGACGTGGGGAGTTTCGTACGCCGCACACTCGGACCCGTACTCGACTACGACGCACGCCGCGGCACCGATCTGGTGGCCACCATGGACGCCTACTTCGCATGCGGCATGAGCCCGGCACGCGCCAAGGACGAACTGCACGTCCACGTCAACACCGTCGCCCAGCGCCTGGAGCGAGTGGCCAGGCTGCTGGGCGACGACTGGCAGTCCCCGGAGCGCGCCCTGGAGACGCAGCTCGCGCTACGGCTGCACCGGCTCGCGCGAGCGGTCGGACGGTGA
- a CDS encoding MFS transporter produces MTPENSAAGKHPTPSSASSQSSPAPPAPSSSSSSSLRRIVAASLIGTTIEWYDFFLYGSAAALVFNKLFFPDSDPLVGTLLSFLTYAVGFAARPIGALVFGHYGDRIGRKKLLVLSLLLMGGATFGIGLLPTHAAIGSMAPVLLTTLRLVQGFALGGEWGGAVLLVSEHGDAKRRGFWASWPQTGAPAGQLLATAVLAVLTATLSDAAFMGWGWRIPFLLSGVLVGIGLWIRLAVDESPVFKEARERAEARKAEAAKLSGEEQVEKMPLVAVLRFHWKDVLIAMGARMAENITFYVITAFILVYATSELKLSQQTALNAVLISSAVHFAVIPAWGALSDRFGRRPIYLLGAIGTGLWVFPFFELLNTKSFGAIVLAVMVGLILHGAMYAPQAAFFSELFATRLRYSGASIGAQFSSVAAGAPAPMIATALLADYGSSTPIALYVIAAAVLTVVAVACAKETSKRDLTRIGEDDALPDAERGAAPAGKTSPSDRSREPVQP; encoded by the coding sequence ATGACCCCCGAGAACTCCGCCGCTGGCAAACATCCGACGCCCTCTTCGGCGTCGTCGCAGTCGTCGCCGGCCCCGCCGGCACCGTCGTCCTCTTCGTCCTCGTCGCTGCGGCGCATCGTCGCCGCGAGCCTCATCGGCACGACGATCGAGTGGTACGACTTCTTCCTCTACGGTTCGGCCGCAGCGCTCGTCTTCAACAAGCTCTTCTTCCCGGACTCCGACCCGCTGGTCGGCACGCTGCTGTCCTTCCTCACATACGCCGTGGGCTTCGCCGCCCGCCCCATCGGGGCGCTGGTCTTCGGCCACTACGGCGACCGGATCGGCCGTAAGAAGCTGCTGGTCCTCAGCCTGCTGCTGATGGGCGGCGCGACCTTCGGCATCGGGCTGCTGCCCACGCACGCCGCGATCGGCTCCATGGCGCCCGTGCTGCTGACGACGCTCCGCCTCGTGCAGGGCTTCGCCCTCGGCGGCGAGTGGGGAGGCGCGGTGCTGCTGGTCTCCGAGCACGGTGACGCGAAGCGGCGCGGCTTCTGGGCGTCGTGGCCCCAGACCGGCGCCCCCGCGGGCCAGTTGCTGGCGACGGCGGTGCTGGCGGTGCTGACGGCGACGCTGTCGGACGCCGCGTTCATGGGCTGGGGATGGCGTATCCCGTTCCTGCTGTCCGGTGTGCTCGTCGGCATAGGGCTGTGGATACGGCTGGCGGTCGACGAGTCGCCGGTCTTCAAGGAGGCCCGCGAGCGTGCCGAGGCCCGTAAGGCCGAGGCGGCGAAGCTCAGCGGGGAGGAGCAGGTCGAGAAGATGCCGCTGGTGGCGGTGCTGCGCTTCCACTGGAAGGACGTGCTCATCGCCATGGGCGCGCGCATGGCGGAGAACATCACCTTCTACGTCATCACGGCCTTCATCCTCGTCTACGCCACCAGCGAGCTGAAGCTCTCCCAGCAGACCGCGCTCAACGCGGTGCTGATCTCCTCCGCGGTGCACTTCGCGGTCATCCCCGCGTGGGGCGCGCTCTCCGACCGCTTCGGACGGCGGCCGATCTATCTGCTGGGTGCGATCGGCACCGGCCTGTGGGTCTTCCCGTTCTTCGAGCTGCTGAACACCAAGAGCTTCGGCGCCATCGTGCTCGCGGTGATGGTCGGGCTGATCCTGCACGGTGCGATGTACGCGCCGCAGGCGGCGTTCTTCTCCGAGCTGTTCGCCACGAGGCTGCGCTACTCCGGTGCGTCGATCGGCGCGCAGTTCTCGTCGGTCGCGGCCGGTGCGCCCGCGCCGATGATCGCCACCGCGCTGCTCGCGGACTACGGCAGCTCGACGCCGATCGCGCTGTACGTGATCGCCGCGGCGGTGCTCACGGTCGTCGCCGTCGCCTGTGCGAAGGAGACCAGCAAGCGGGACCTCACGAGGATCGGCGAGGACGACGCACTCCCGGACGCGGAGCGCGGGGCCGCCCCGGCCGGGAAGACCTCACCGTCCGACCGCTCGCGCGAGCCGGTGCAGCCGTAG
- a CDS encoding Hsp20/alpha crystallin family protein, translating into MLMRTDPFREFDRLTQQIFGTESRPAGMPMEAYRSGDDFVIHFDLPGVAPESIDLDVERNVLTVHAERRSPAPEGAELIAAERPAGKFSRQLFLGDTLDSERIDASYDAGVLTLRIPVAEQAKPRKIEISGGNSSDRQLTG; encoded by the coding sequence ATGCTCATGCGTACCGACCCCTTCAGGGAGTTCGACCGCCTCACCCAGCAGATCTTCGGGACCGAGTCACGGCCCGCGGGGATGCCGATGGAGGCCTACCGCTCTGGCGACGACTTCGTGATCCACTTCGATCTGCCCGGGGTCGCCCCCGAGAGCATCGATCTGGACGTGGAGCGGAACGTGCTCACCGTCCACGCCGAACGCCGCTCGCCCGCACCGGAGGGCGCGGAGCTGATCGCCGCGGAGCGCCCGGCGGGCAAGTTCAGCCGCCAGCTCTTCCTCGGCGACACTCTGGACTCCGAGCGGATCGACGCCTCGTACGACGCGGGCGTGCTGACGCTCCGCATCCCCGTGGCCGAGCAGGCGAAGCCCCGCAAGATCGAGATCAGCGGAGGCAATTCCTCGGACCGGCAGCTCACAGGCTGA
- a CDS encoding extracellular catalytic domain type 1 short-chain-length polyhydroxyalkanoate depolymerase gives MKAQRSKAALLLTTLTALTVLTTTALTALTGATSQAASPYGKSAAAAGLEKVGDFGSNPGALSMYRYAPDGLPKKSPVVLALHGCTQDAATYFEGAGWQKAADDGKFAVVAPQQEQANNAKKCFNWFQSGDTDRDKGEAQSIKQMVDRTVADLDADPSRVFITGLSAGGAMTASMLAAYPDVFKGGAIVAGLPHGCANTVAEAFTCMNPGASKKAADWGDLVRAENPDYSGARPKVSVWHGTGDTTVAPMNAEESVKQWTDVLGADQKADATEKLQGGTTRSDYRNADGDVVVRGYLVDGMPHGTPVKPDEGCGKAGKHFLDTICSTRHITADWGLGG, from the coding sequence ATGAAGGCACAACGCTCGAAAGCCGCTCTGCTGCTCACCACACTCACCGCGCTGACGGTGCTGACCACCACCGCGCTCACCGCGCTCACCGGGGCCACGTCCCAGGCCGCCTCCCCGTACGGGAAGAGCGCCGCGGCGGCCGGCCTGGAGAAGGTCGGCGACTTCGGCTCCAACCCCGGGGCGCTGAGCATGTACCGCTACGCCCCCGACGGGCTGCCGAAGAAGAGCCCCGTCGTCCTCGCCCTGCACGGCTGCACACAGGACGCCGCGACGTACTTCGAAGGTGCCGGCTGGCAGAAGGCCGCGGACGACGGGAAGTTCGCGGTCGTCGCACCTCAACAGGAGCAGGCCAACAACGCGAAAAAGTGCTTCAACTGGTTCCAGTCCGGCGACACCGACCGGGACAAGGGCGAAGCGCAGTCGATCAAGCAGATGGTGGACCGCACGGTCGCCGATCTCGACGCCGACCCCTCACGGGTCTTCATCACGGGCCTCTCGGCGGGCGGCGCCATGACGGCGTCGATGCTGGCCGCCTATCCGGACGTCTTCAAAGGCGGAGCGATCGTGGCCGGTCTGCCGCACGGCTGCGCGAACACCGTCGCCGAGGCGTTCACCTGCATGAACCCCGGCGCTTCCAAGAAGGCCGCCGACTGGGGCGACCTCGTACGTGCCGAGAACCCGGACTACTCGGGAGCCCGGCCGAAGGTGTCGGTCTGGCACGGCACCGGCGACACGACCGTGGCACCGATGAACGCCGAGGAGTCCGTCAAGCAGTGGACGGACGTGCTCGGGGCCGACCAGAAGGCCGACGCCACTGAGAAGTTGCAGGGCGGCACCACCCGCTCCGACTACCGGAACGCCGACGGCGACGTCGTCGTACGCGGCTATCTCGTGGACGGCATGCCGCACGGCACCCCCGTGAAGCCCGACGAGGGCTGCGGCAAGGCCGGGAAGCACTTCCTCGACACCATCTGCTCGACCAGGCACATCACCGCGGACTGGGGGCTCGGAGGCTGA
- a CDS encoding CHAD domain-containing protein produces MRVRGGDLAGPAGTAGSASTAGPAGAAGHGGAGGAAGPAGPIGGGGCAAPARTLETADAAEVLSGCLNAWAADFMRSLRLHQESASSAQTATAAADAVRQLRRASRRIGSALLTYRSFVDAAWADELSAELRRLSGTLAYEYRCAARQARLLAALHRLAVEGVGGDRAAALLERQHSLARSRAHSAALEALVSSRFHAVADAVALLAYEVPLAPDAARGSAGTLLLPPAERAWERLVHAVESLPPASRAYAGRREGPEGPDPGAARTGGDSQSRQDAAWLEVRILLRHHRYAREVLCAADGQPPGGAREGGGHAGTAGEPRTGTDVRTDAGAEARTAGRTDARTDARTAARTEARTGARTERDIAEAAHDAHLAQPQHLPHDRAVATGPDDLLVAASAALDAHRDAIEAAEAAAAAARTPRIAPATAYALGVLHAGQRQEAESARREFRGLWQQVVSGRGGMSGTRDKTDRSDSDRSDRADRSDRNDKAEAAQRTL; encoded by the coding sequence GTGAGGGTACGAGGGGGAGACCTCGCAGGGCCCGCCGGGACCGCCGGGTCCGCGAGCACGGCCGGTCCGGCCGGAGCCGCCGGGCATGGCGGTGCGGGCGGAGCCGCCGGGCCCGCCGGTCCGATCGGAGGCGGTGGCTGCGCCGCACCGGCGAGGACGCTGGAGACCGCCGACGCGGCCGAGGTGCTGAGCGGTTGTCTCAACGCGTGGGCGGCCGACTTCATGCGCAGCCTGCGCCTGCACCAGGAGAGCGCGAGCAGCGCGCAGACGGCCACGGCGGCGGCCGACGCGGTACGGCAGCTACGGCGCGCGTCACGGCGTATCGGCTCCGCGCTGCTCACCTACCGGTCGTTCGTGGACGCCGCCTGGGCCGACGAGCTGAGCGCCGAACTGCGCCGCCTGTCGGGCACGTTGGCGTACGAGTACCGATGTGCCGCCCGTCAGGCCCGGCTGCTCGCCGCGCTGCACCGGCTCGCCGTCGAGGGCGTGGGCGGCGACCGTGCGGCCGCCCTGCTGGAGCGGCAGCACAGTCTGGCGCGCAGCCGGGCGCACTCGGCCGCTCTCGAGGCCCTGGTCTCCTCCCGCTTCCACGCGGTCGCGGACGCGGTCGCCCTCCTCGCCTACGAGGTGCCGCTGGCACCGGACGCGGCACGCGGCTCGGCCGGGACCCTTCTCCTGCCCCCGGCGGAGCGCGCGTGGGAGCGCCTCGTGCACGCCGTCGAGTCGCTGCCCCCTGCGTCGAGGGCCTACGCGGGCCGCCGCGAGGGTCCCGAGGGCCCGGACCCGGGGGCGGCACGTACCGGCGGTGACTCACAGAGCAGACAGGACGCGGCCTGGCTGGAGGTGCGGATACTGCTGCGGCACCACAGATACGCACGTGAGGTGCTGTGCGCGGCGGACGGGCAGCCGCCGGGCGGAGCCCGCGAAGGAGGCGGGCATGCGGGCACTGCGGGCGAACCGCGCACCGGCACGGACGTCCGCACAGATGCCGGGGCGGAGGCCCGCACAGCGGGACGAACGGATGCGCGCACGGATGCCCGTACAGCGGCCCGTACTGAAGCCCGTACGGGAGCCCGTACGGAAAGGGACATCGCCGAGGCAGCGCACGACGCGCACCTCGCACAGCCCCAGCATCTCCCTCACGACCGGGCCGTCGCGACTGGCCCCGACGACCTTCTCGTGGCGGCGAGCGCCGCACTCGACGCGCACCGCGACGCGATCGAGGCCGCCGAGGCCGCCGCCGCCGCGGCCCGTACGCCCCGGATCGCGCCGGCCACCGCGTATGCGCTGGGCGTGCTCCACGCCGGGCAGCGACAGGAGGCGGAGTCGGCGCGGCGGGAGTTCCGCGGGCTCTGGCAGCAGGTGGTGAGCGGCAGGGGCGGCATGAGCGGCACGAGGGACAAGACCGACAGGAGCGATAGCGACAGAAGCGACAGAGCCGACAGGAGCGACAGGAACGACAAGGCGGAAGCAGCGCAGCGGACGCTATGA